One Setaria italica strain Yugu1 chromosome II, Setaria_italica_v2.0, whole genome shotgun sequence DNA segment encodes these proteins:
- the LOC101761288 gene encoding plant UBX domain-containing protein 2 — protein MMKDKMKDFMKKVTSSGTPSSFKGTSHVLGSGPSPSSSSSSSHPASRPTNPTPNPRPAPTKQPSPPPPPASTTEFTPFAPLISSSRRPDANGAPAPTVACPSCGDAFPSELAVSEHLDGCLASAGGARARAAAYLAADPPPPAAAVEVLKRLLGNLLREPRSDKFRRVRLGNPRIKEAVADREGGVELLEAVGFLVGDEGGELFALMDEVPSDVRLGGIRRAVLLLERAHPSASPAQVDADEKESCSNGVYGQEEVKKTIDRQIRVFFSVPGSSVADNDVPDSFYNLSGEEIRNEARMRRERLEQSRLLIPKSYKEKQALAARQKYKQAVIRVQFPDRVILQGVFLPGEATGSLYEFVASALKQPGLEFELIFPAVPKPRVVPHFPKPGERSRTLQEEDLVPSALLKFKPKETDSVMFTGLLDELLQASEPLPAA, from the exons atgATGAAGGACAAGATGAAGGATTTCATGAAGAAGGTCACCTCCTCCGGGACCCCCTCCTCCTTCAAGGGCACCTCCCACGTCCTCGGCTccggcccctccccctcctcctcctcctcctcctcccaccccGCTTCCCGCCCCACGAATCCTACCCCTAACCCCAGGCCCGCCCCCACCAAGCAGccatcgccgcctccaccgcccgcgTCGACCACCGAATTCACCCCCTTCGCGCCCCtcatctcctcctcccgccgccccgACGCGAACggcgcgcccgcgcccaccgTCGCGTGCCCGAGCTGCGGGGACGCGTTCCCCTCCGAGCTCGCGGTCTCCGAGCACCTCGACGGGTGCCTCGCGTCGGCGGggggcgcccgcgcgcgcgccgccgcgtatctcgccgccgacccgcccccgcccgcggccgccgtcgaggTGCTCAAGCGCCTGCTGGGAAACCTGCTCCGGGAGCCCCGGAGCGACAAGTTCAGGCGGGTGAGGCTGGGCAACCCGCGGATCAAGGAGGCCGTCGCGGACAGGGAGGGCGGGGTGGAGCTCCTCGAGGCCGTCGGGTTCCTGGTTGGGGACGAGGGCGGGGAGCTCTTCGCGTTGATGGACGAGGTGCCCAGCGACGTCAGGCTTGGCGGGATCAGAAGGGCCGTGCTCTTGCTGGAGAGGGCGCACCCCTCGGCGTCACCAGCTCAGGTGGATGCTGACGAAAAGGAGAGCTGCAGCAATGGGGTTTATGGACAGGAGGAGGTCAAGAAGACCATCGATCGTCAG ATTCGGGTATTCTTCTCTGTTCCTGGGAGTTCTGTTGCAGATAATGATGTACCAGATTCTTTTTACAATCTTAGCGGAGAGGAGATAAGGAATGAAGCAAGGATGAGGAGGGAAAGGTTAGAGCAATCTCGACTGCTAATTCCAAAATCTTACAAGGAGAAGCAGGCACTGGCTGCTCGACAGAAGTATAAGCAAGCAGTCATCCGAGTTCAGTTTCCAGATAGAGTGATTCTTCAGGGTGTATTCCTTCCAGGAGAGGCCACTGGTTCACTCTATGAG TTCGTTGCATCTGCTCTGAAGCAGCCAGGTTTGGAATTCGAACTCATCTTTCCAGCTGTTCCTAAGCCGCGCGTGGTACCTCATTTCCCGAAACCAGGGGAACGGTCACGCACGCTGCAAGAGGAGGACCTGGTCCCTTCTGCGCTCCTCAAGTTCAAGCCCAAGGAGACTGATTCCGTCATGTTCACCGGTCTGCTTGACGAGCTTCTCCAGGCCAGTGAGCCACTTCCTGCTGCATGA